A part of Emys orbicularis isolate rEmyOrb1 chromosome 13, rEmyOrb1.hap1, whole genome shotgun sequence genomic DNA contains:
- the LOC135887317 gene encoding C-type lectin domain family 2 member D-like: MSEGVDSTEAQQMLKQLCKSNSNTESGGESGHAANSRKCTSKGQVVVVVIITILVLIIIALAAALGVEKSRQSPPCPPAASWCPDGWFRNRGKCYYFSKAEGNWTYSQSFCSSHAASLAGIDNLQALGSLLPYKGKLDHWIGLWKDTGQVWKWANRTEFDHRFQIQGGADCAFLDEDLTVSSSSCSTPRKWICCKPDAPTKEEEHAVGGDS, translated from the exons ATGAGTGAGGGCGTTGATTCGACTGAGGCGCAACAGATGTTGAAGCAGCTCTGTAAGAGCAACAGCAACACAGAGAGTGGAGGGGAATCAG GTCATGCAGCTAACTCCAGGAAATGTACAAGTAAAGGTCAAGTTGTGGTCGTGGTCATAATCACAATCTTGGTTTTGATCATCATTGCTTTAGCAGCAGCTTTGGGAG tGGAAAAATCTAGGCAgtctcctccatgcccccctgctgcctcctggtGCCCGGACGGCTGGTTCAGGAACCGAGGGAAATGTTACTATTTTTCTAAGGCCGAAGGGAACTGGACCTACAGCCAGAGCTTCTGCTCGTCGCACGCTGCCTCCTTGGCCGGGATTGATAATCTACAGGCTCTG GGTTCCCTGCTGCCCTACAAGGGCAAACTGGACCACTGGATCGGGCTCTGGAAGGACACGGGCCAGGTCTGGAAATGGGCCAACAGGACTGAGTTTGACCATCG GTTTCAAATACAAGGTGGAGCTGACTGCGCTTTTCTGGACGAAGACCTCACAGTCAGCAGCTCCAGCTGCAGCACACCGAGAAAATGGATCTGCTGTAAACCTGATGCCCCTACGAAGGAAGAGGAGCATGCGGTGGGAGGGGACTCGTGA